The following are encoded together in the Tripterygium wilfordii isolate XIE 37 chromosome 3, ASM1340144v1, whole genome shotgun sequence genome:
- the LOC119995270 gene encoding probable mannitol dehydrogenase has translation MAISPEKEHPRETFGWAARDASAVLSPFKFSRRATGKKDVTFKVLYCGICHSDLHMIKNEWGSSIYPLVPGHEIVGVVTEVGSEVENFKIGEKVGVGCMVGSCRSCSNCNENLENYCPKMILTYAAKYYDRTTTYGGYSNLMVADEHFVVHIPDNLPLDAGAPLLCAGITVYSPLKYYGLDKPGMHVGVVGLGGLGHLAVKFAKAMGVKVTVISTSPNKKKEATEILGADAFLASRDEDEMQAGLGTMDGIIDTVSAMHPLLPLIGLLKSHGKLVMVGAPEKPLELPVSPLILGRKMLGGSGIGGMKETQEMLEFAAKHSITSEVEVIPIDYVNTAMERLLKADVKYRFVIDIANTLKPIP, from the exons ATGGCAATTTCACCGGAGAAAGAACATCCAAGAGAGACGTTTGGATGGGCAGCAAGAGACGCATCCGCTGTCCTCTCTCCTTTCAAATTCTCCAGAAG GGCCACAGGAAAGAAGGATGTGACCTTCAAAGTGTTATATTGTGGGATCTGCCACTCTGATCTCCACATGATCAAGAACGAATGGGGTTCCTCTATCTACCCACTCGTTCCTGG GCACGAGATTGTGGGAGTGGTGACAGAAGTGGGTAGCGAAgtagaaaatttcaaaattggaGAGAAAGTGGGGGTAGGTTGCATGGTGGGATCATGTCGTTCTTGCAGTAACTGCAATGAAAATCTGGAAAACTACTGTCCAAAAATGATACTGACTTACGCCGCCAAGTACTACGACAGAACCACCACATACGGTGGCTACTCCAACCTTATGGTGGCCGATGAACACTTTGTTGTGCATATTCCGGACAACTTGCCACTCGATGCTGGGGCTCCTCTGTTGTGCGCTGGAATCACAGTTTATAGCCCACTGAAATATTATGGACTTGACAAACCGGGCATGCATGTGGGTGTGGTGGGCCTTGGTGGGCTGGGCCATCTAGCAGTCAAGTTTGCAAAGGCTATGGGGGTTAAGGTCACAGTGATCAGCACCTCCCCTAATAAGAAAAAGGAAGCCACTGAAATACTTGGTGCTGATGCATTTTTGGCCAGCCGTGACGAAGACGAAATGCAG GCTGGCCTGGGAACAATGGATGGGATCATCGACACAGTGTCTGCAATGCACCCTTTGCTGCCATTGATAGGTCTATTAAAGTCTCATGGAAAGCTTGTTATGGTAGGTGCTCCAGAGAAGCCACTTGAGCTGCCTGTTTCTCCCTTGATATTGG GGAGGAAGATGTTGGGAGGCAGTGGCATTGGTGGAATGAAAGAAACGCAAGAAATGCTTGAGTTTGCAGCAAAACACAGTATAACTTCGGAAGTTGAAGTGATTCCAATCGATTATGTGAACACTGCCATGGAACGTCTTCTGAAAGCAGATGTTAAGTATCGGTTTGTGATTGACATCGCAAACACATTGAAACCCATCCcctaa
- the LOC119995465 gene encoding plant UBX domain-containing protein 2 has translation MDDMKDKMKGFMKKVNTQFTSSSSGKFKGQGRVLGSSASPSPSGPNHPLLAHQSQKPGNARPSQSSASTATSNPRPLPQKAADSDHHSRPGSVGSSIPSRQPENVFDPYGSLITSGKRSKNGYSLNVFECPICGGSFRSEEDVSAHVEGCVNNNSSAEESNAGVVSNGSEARSELEACVGAFLSGKPPVDSVGVVIRLLRNIVREPENVKFRKIRMSNPKIREAVGEVVGGIELLEFVGFQLREEGGEMWAAMEVPTEERIGLINKVIPLLEPKKEEEQHKVESSPSASPIGTEELIETKKVDRQTRVFFSVPESVAAKIELPDSFYKLSLEEVKREAEMRKKKMAESQLLIPKSLKEKQAKAAKKKYTRTVIRVQFPDGVVLQGCFSPWEPTTALYEFVSLALKEPCLEFELLHPVAVKRRVIPHFPANGEKATTLDEEDLVPSALIKFSPIETDLIVFTGLCNELLEISEPLVSSSAVGPV, from the exons ATGGATGACATGAAAGATAAGATGAAGGGGTTCATGAAGAAAGTGAACACCCAATTCACATCTTCCTCATCTGGTAAATTCAAGGGCCAAGGTAGAGTCTTGGGATCCTCTGCTTCTCCATCACCATCAGGTCCCAATCACCCACTGCTCGCACACCAATCCCAGAAACCCGGGAATGCGAGACCGAGTCAATCATCTGCTTCAACCGCTACATCAAATCCAAGGCCGTTGCCGCAGAAAGCCGCGGATTCTGATCATCATAGCAGGCCCGGTTCTGTTGGGAGCTCAATTCCGAGCCGTCAACCTGAAAATGTGTTCGATCCATATGGCTCGCTGATCACTTCTGGAAAGAGATCAAAAAATGGGTATTCTTTGAACGTCTTCGAGTGCCCAATTTGTGGGGGATCGTTTAGGTCCGAAGAGGATGTTTCTGCACATGTGGAGGGCTGTGTCAATAACAACAGCTCAGCTGAGGAAAGTAATGCTGGTGTTGTTAGTAATGGGTCGGAGGCTAGAAGTGAATTGGAGGCTTGTGTGGGTGCTTTCTTATCAGGGAAGCCCCCAGTGGATTCAGTGGGGGTTGTGATTAGATTGCTGAGGAATATAGTGAGAGAGCCAGAAAATGTGAAGTTTAGAAAAATAAGGATGAGTAATCCAAAGATAAGGGAGGCCGTGGGGGAGGTTGTAGGAGGGATTGAGTTGTTGGAATTTGTTGGGTTTCAATTGAGAGAGGAGGGTGGAGAGATGTGGGCAGCAATGGAGGTTCCTACAGAGGAGAGAATTGGCTTGATTAATAAGGTAATACCTTTACTGGaaccaaagaaagaagaagagcaacACAAGGTTGAGAGCTCACCTTCTGCTTCTCCAATTGGGACAGAGGAGTTAATTGAAACAAAGAAGGTCGACAGGCAG ACTCGGGTCTTCTTCTCTGTACCTGAGAGTGTAGCAGCTAAAATCGAGCTGCCAGATTCTTTCTATAAGCTTTCGTTAGAAGAGGTTAAAAGAGAAGCCGAgatgagaaagaagaagatggcTGAATCTCAACTTTTGATTCCCAAGTCACTCAAGGAAAAGCAGGCAAAAGCTGCCAAGAAGAAATATACTAGAACTGTTATCCGTGTCCAATTTCCTGATGGGGTGGTGCTTCAAGGTTGTTTTTCACCATGGGAGCCAACTACTGCTCTCTATGAG TTTGTGAGCTTGGCACTCAAAGAACCTTGTTTGGAGTTTGAGCTGTTACATCCTGTAGCAGTCAAACGGCGCGTGATACCTCATTTTCCTGCAAATGGGGAGAAAGCCACAACACTAGACGAAGAAGATTTGGTTCCTTCAGCACTGATTAAGTTCAGTCCCATTGAAACAGATTTGATCGTCTTCACCGGACTTTGTAATGAGCTCCTTGAGATAAGTGAACCACTTGTGAGTAGTTCAGCAGTTGGTCCAGTGTAA
- the LOC119995372 gene encoding protein TIFY 6B-like isoform X2: MERDFLGLSSKEPQAVVKEEVHTDGYKEIGVAKGPVTQWPFTNKFSALPHFMSFKAAQDDKTKKIASDALMSPAFMAKSSADAYCPGQIRSGAENQKAFNHNRQGVRHFSVTAYPPRNDVNSVYRPHDVKMFPVSNKTISVSPSIPFLNNGFPISGQNLAGRGMKPQLLGGVPVTTLHSIIPCIGSVNEISEPRAKAFNSPAQLTIFYAGAVNVFDGISPEKAQAIMLLAGNGASMGQPKIQVQAPISTPAAGDGVPVNHLVNAAPNSDLASSMSVSSHNGAQSGSGSTTTEEIKPAKITGDVTPPVIVLEPPRTLKAMGSVAATTMIASAVPQARKASLARFLEKRKERVLNAAPYNLANKSPELLAMNP; encoded by the exons ATGGAGAGAGATTTCTTGGGTTTGAGCTCCAAAGAGCCCCAGGCTGTGGTGAAAGAAGAGGTTCATACTGATGGGTACAAGGAGATAG GAGTTGCTAAAGGCCCTGTGACACAATGGCCATTCACAAACAAGTTCTCTGCCCTTCCTCATTTTATGTCATTTAAGGCTGCTCAAGATGATAAGACAAAGAAGATTGCGTCGGATGCTCTGATGTCTCCTGCATTCATGGCTAAATCAAGTGCAGATGCTTATTGTCCCGGTCAAATACGTTCTGGGGCAGAGAACCAG AAAGCATTCAATCACAATAGGCAAGGTGTGAGACATTTTTCTGTGACTGCTTATCCTCCGCGAAATGATGTGAATTCTGTGTATCGTCCTCATGATGTGAAGATGTTTCCAGTGTCGAACAAAACAATTTCAGTCTCTCCAAGCATCCCTTTCCTCAATAATGGTTTTCCCATTTCTGGGCAGAACTTGGCTGGCAGGGGCATGAAGCCACAGTTACTGGGAGGAGTTCCAGTTACTACTCTGCATTCAATTATTCCCTGTATTGGCTCTGTTAATGAGATCTCTGAACCACG TGCCAAGGCCTTCAACTCTCCTGCTCAATTGACAATATTTTATGCGGGCGCTGTGAATGTATTTGATGGCATATCTCCTGAGAag GCTCAGGCTATTATGCTGTTGGCTGGGAATGGGGCATCCATGGGACAACCAAAGATTCAAGTGCAGGCCCCAATCTCAACTCCAGCAGCAGGTGATGGTGTTCCTGTGAATCACCTCGTGAACGCAGCACCAAACTCTGATCTTGCAAGTTCTATGTCTGTCTCCTCACATAATGGTGCTCAGTCAGGAAGTGGGTCTACCACCACTGAGGAAATAAAACCAGCTAAAATTACCGGAGATGTAACACCTCCTGTTATTGTACTTGAGCCTCCCAGAACGCTGAAAGCTATGGGTTCTGTTGCTGCAACAACCATGATAGCATCAG CTGTTCCACAGGCTCGGAAAGCATCGTTGGCTCGGTTTTTGGAGAAGCGCAAGGAGAG GGTTCTGAATGCAGCACCGTACAACCTCGCCAACAAGTCTCCAGAACTGCTGGCCATGAATCCATGA
- the LOC119995372 gene encoding protein TIFY 6B-like isoform X1: MERDFLGLSSKEPQAVVKEEVHTDGYKEIGVAKGPVTQWPFTNKFSALPHFMSFKAAQDDKTKKIASDALMSPAFMAKSSADAYCPGQIRSGAENQKAFNHNRQGVRHFSVTAYPPRNDVNSVYRPHDVKMFPVSNKTISVSPSIPFLNNGFPISGQNLAGRGMKPQLLGGVPVTTLHSIIPCIGSVNEISEPRSAKAFNSPAQLTIFYAGAVNVFDGISPEKAQAIMLLAGNGASMGQPKIQVQAPISTPAAGDGVPVNHLVNAAPNSDLASSMSVSSHNGAQSGSGSTTTEEIKPAKITGDVTPPVIVLEPPRTLKAMGSVAATTMIASAVPQARKASLARFLEKRKERVLNAAPYNLANKSPELLAMNP, translated from the exons ATGGAGAGAGATTTCTTGGGTTTGAGCTCCAAAGAGCCCCAGGCTGTGGTGAAAGAAGAGGTTCATACTGATGGGTACAAGGAGATAG GAGTTGCTAAAGGCCCTGTGACACAATGGCCATTCACAAACAAGTTCTCTGCCCTTCCTCATTTTATGTCATTTAAGGCTGCTCAAGATGATAAGACAAAGAAGATTGCGTCGGATGCTCTGATGTCTCCTGCATTCATGGCTAAATCAAGTGCAGATGCTTATTGTCCCGGTCAAATACGTTCTGGGGCAGAGAACCAG AAAGCATTCAATCACAATAGGCAAGGTGTGAGACATTTTTCTGTGACTGCTTATCCTCCGCGAAATGATGTGAATTCTGTGTATCGTCCTCATGATGTGAAGATGTTTCCAGTGTCGAACAAAACAATTTCAGTCTCTCCAAGCATCCCTTTCCTCAATAATGGTTTTCCCATTTCTGGGCAGAACTTGGCTGGCAGGGGCATGAAGCCACAGTTACTGGGAGGAGTTCCAGTTACTACTCTGCATTCAATTATTCCCTGTATTGGCTCTGTTAATGAGATCTCTGAACCACG TAGTGCCAAGGCCTTCAACTCTCCTGCTCAATTGACAATATTTTATGCGGGCGCTGTGAATGTATTTGATGGCATATCTCCTGAGAag GCTCAGGCTATTATGCTGTTGGCTGGGAATGGGGCATCCATGGGACAACCAAAGATTCAAGTGCAGGCCCCAATCTCAACTCCAGCAGCAGGTGATGGTGTTCCTGTGAATCACCTCGTGAACGCAGCACCAAACTCTGATCTTGCAAGTTCTATGTCTGTCTCCTCACATAATGGTGCTCAGTCAGGAAGTGGGTCTACCACCACTGAGGAAATAAAACCAGCTAAAATTACCGGAGATGTAACACCTCCTGTTATTGTACTTGAGCCTCCCAGAACGCTGAAAGCTATGGGTTCTGTTGCTGCAACAACCATGATAGCATCAG CTGTTCCACAGGCTCGGAAAGCATCGTTGGCTCGGTTTTTGGAGAAGCGCAAGGAGAG GGTTCTGAATGCAGCACCGTACAACCTCGCCAACAAGTCTCCAGAACTGCTGGCCATGAATCCATGA
- the LOC119995372 gene encoding protein TIFY 6A-like isoform X4, with translation MERDFLGLSSKEPQAVVKEEVHTDGYKEIGVAKGPVTQWPFTNKFSALPHFMSFKAAQDDKTKKIASDALMSPAFMAKSSADAYCPGQIRSGAENQNLAGRGMKPQLLGGVPVTTLHSIIPCIGSVNEISEPRAKAFNSPAQLTIFYAGAVNVFDGISPEKAQAIMLLAGNGASMGQPKIQVQAPISTPAAGDGVPVNHLVNAAPNSDLASSMSVSSHNGAQSGSGSTTTEEIKPAKITGDVTPPVIVLEPPRTLKAMGSVAATTMIASAVPQARKASLARFLEKRKERVLNAAPYNLANKSPELLAMNP, from the exons ATGGAGAGAGATTTCTTGGGTTTGAGCTCCAAAGAGCCCCAGGCTGTGGTGAAAGAAGAGGTTCATACTGATGGGTACAAGGAGATAG GAGTTGCTAAAGGCCCTGTGACACAATGGCCATTCACAAACAAGTTCTCTGCCCTTCCTCATTTTATGTCATTTAAGGCTGCTCAAGATGATAAGACAAAGAAGATTGCGTCGGATGCTCTGATGTCTCCTGCATTCATGGCTAAATCAAGTGCAGATGCTTATTGTCCCGGTCAAATACGTTCTGGGGCAGAGAACCAG AACTTGGCTGGCAGGGGCATGAAGCCACAGTTACTGGGAGGAGTTCCAGTTACTACTCTGCATTCAATTATTCCCTGTATTGGCTCTGTTAATGAGATCTCTGAACCACG TGCCAAGGCCTTCAACTCTCCTGCTCAATTGACAATATTTTATGCGGGCGCTGTGAATGTATTTGATGGCATATCTCCTGAGAag GCTCAGGCTATTATGCTGTTGGCTGGGAATGGGGCATCCATGGGACAACCAAAGATTCAAGTGCAGGCCCCAATCTCAACTCCAGCAGCAGGTGATGGTGTTCCTGTGAATCACCTCGTGAACGCAGCACCAAACTCTGATCTTGCAAGTTCTATGTCTGTCTCCTCACATAATGGTGCTCAGTCAGGAAGTGGGTCTACCACCACTGAGGAAATAAAACCAGCTAAAATTACCGGAGATGTAACACCTCCTGTTATTGTACTTGAGCCTCCCAGAACGCTGAAAGCTATGGGTTCTGTTGCTGCAACAACCATGATAGCATCAG CTGTTCCACAGGCTCGGAAAGCATCGTTGGCTCGGTTTTTGGAGAAGCGCAAGGAGAG GGTTCTGAATGCAGCACCGTACAACCTCGCCAACAAGTCTCCAGAACTGCTGGCCATGAATCCATGA
- the LOC119995372 gene encoding protein TIFY 6B-like isoform X3 yields the protein MERDFLGLSSKEPQAVVKEEVHTDGYKEIGVAKGPVTQWPFTNKFSALPHFMSFKAAQDDKTKKIASDALMSPAFMAKSSADAYCPGQIRSGAENQNLAGRGMKPQLLGGVPVTTLHSIIPCIGSVNEISEPRSAKAFNSPAQLTIFYAGAVNVFDGISPEKAQAIMLLAGNGASMGQPKIQVQAPISTPAAGDGVPVNHLVNAAPNSDLASSMSVSSHNGAQSGSGSTTTEEIKPAKITGDVTPPVIVLEPPRTLKAMGSVAATTMIASAVPQARKASLARFLEKRKERVLNAAPYNLANKSPELLAMNP from the exons ATGGAGAGAGATTTCTTGGGTTTGAGCTCCAAAGAGCCCCAGGCTGTGGTGAAAGAAGAGGTTCATACTGATGGGTACAAGGAGATAG GAGTTGCTAAAGGCCCTGTGACACAATGGCCATTCACAAACAAGTTCTCTGCCCTTCCTCATTTTATGTCATTTAAGGCTGCTCAAGATGATAAGACAAAGAAGATTGCGTCGGATGCTCTGATGTCTCCTGCATTCATGGCTAAATCAAGTGCAGATGCTTATTGTCCCGGTCAAATACGTTCTGGGGCAGAGAACCAG AACTTGGCTGGCAGGGGCATGAAGCCACAGTTACTGGGAGGAGTTCCAGTTACTACTCTGCATTCAATTATTCCCTGTATTGGCTCTGTTAATGAGATCTCTGAACCACG TAGTGCCAAGGCCTTCAACTCTCCTGCTCAATTGACAATATTTTATGCGGGCGCTGTGAATGTATTTGATGGCATATCTCCTGAGAag GCTCAGGCTATTATGCTGTTGGCTGGGAATGGGGCATCCATGGGACAACCAAAGATTCAAGTGCAGGCCCCAATCTCAACTCCAGCAGCAGGTGATGGTGTTCCTGTGAATCACCTCGTGAACGCAGCACCAAACTCTGATCTTGCAAGTTCTATGTCTGTCTCCTCACATAATGGTGCTCAGTCAGGAAGTGGGTCTACCACCACTGAGGAAATAAAACCAGCTAAAATTACCGGAGATGTAACACCTCCTGTTATTGTACTTGAGCCTCCCAGAACGCTGAAAGCTATGGGTTCTGTTGCTGCAACAACCATGATAGCATCAG CTGTTCCACAGGCTCGGAAAGCATCGTTGGCTCGGTTTTTGGAGAAGCGCAAGGAGAG GGTTCTGAATGCAGCACCGTACAACCTCGCCAACAAGTCTCCAGAACTGCTGGCCATGAATCCATGA